One window of Canis lupus baileyi chromosome 21, mCanLup2.hap1, whole genome shotgun sequence genomic DNA carries:
- the EIF3M gene encoding eukaryotic translation initiation factor 3 subunit M isoform X1, producing MSVPAFIDISEEDQAAELRAYLKSKGAEISEENSEGGLHVDLAQIIEACDVCLKEDDKDVESVMNSVVSLLLILEPDKQEALIESLCEKLVKFREGERPSLRLQLLSNLFHGMDKNTPVRYTVYCSLIKVAASCGAIQYIPTELDQVRKWISDWNLTTEKKHTLLRLLYEALVDCKKSDAASKVMVELLGSYTEDNASQARVDAHRCIVRALKDPNAFLFDHLLTLKPVKFLEGELIHDLLTIFVSAKLASYVKFYQNNKDFIDSLGLLHEQNMAKMRLLTFMGMAVENKEISFDTMQQELQIGADDVEAFVIDAVRTKMVYCKIDQTQRKVVVSHSTHRTFGKQQWQQLYDTLNAWKQNLNKVKNSLLSLSDT from the exons ATGAGCGTCCCGGCCTTCATCGACATCAGCGAGGAAGATCAG GCTGCTGAGCTTCGAGCTTATCTGAAATCTAAAGGAGCTGAAATTTCAGAAGAGAACTCAGAAGGTGGACTTCATGTAGATTTAGCTCAAATTATTGAGGCCTGTGATGTATGTCTGAAAGAAGACGATaaag ATGTTGAAAGTGTGATGAACAGCGTGGTATCCCTCCTGTTGATCCTGGAGCCGGACAAGCAAGAAGCTCTGATTGAAAGCCTATGTGAAAAACTGGTCAAATTTCGGGAAGGTGAACGCCCATCTTTGAGACTGCAGTT GCTAAGCAACCTTTTCCATGGGATGGATAAGAATACTCCTGTAAGATATACAGTATATTGCAGCCTCATTAAAGTGGCAGCATCTTGTGGGGCCATCCAGTATATTCCAACTGAGCTGGATCAA GTTCGAAAATGGATTTCTGATTGGAACCTCACCACTGAAAAAAAACACACCCTTTTAAGGCTCCTTTATGAGGCACTTGTGGATTGTAAGAAAAG TGATGCTGCCTCAAAAGTCATGGTAGAGTTGCTAGGAAGTTACACAGAGGACAACGCTTCCCAGGCTCGAGTTGATGCCCACAG GTGTATTGTACGAGCATTGAAAGATCCAAATGCATTTCTCTTTGACCATCTTCTCACTTTAAAACCAGTCAAATTTTTGGAAGGCGAGCTTATTCATGAT CTTTTAACCATTTTTGTGAGTGCTAAACTGGCATCATATGTCAAGTTTTATCAGAATAATAAAGACTTCATTGATTCACTTG GTCTATTACATgaacagaatatggcaaaaatgAGACTGCTTACTTTCATGGGAATGGcagtggaaaataaagaaatttcttttgacACAATGCAGCAAGAACTTCAGATTGGAGCCGATGATGTTGAAGCATTTGTTATTGATG CAGTAAGAACTAAAATGGTCTACTGCAAAATTGATCAGACCCAGAGGAAAGTAGTTGTCAG tcATAGTACACATCGGACATTTGGAAAACAGCAGTGGCAGCAACTGTATGACACACTAAATGCCTGGAAACAAAACTTGAACAAAGTGAAAAACAGCCTTTTGAGTCTTTCTGATACATGA
- the EIF3M gene encoding eukaryotic translation initiation factor 3 subunit M isoform X2 gives MNSVVSLLLILEPDKQEALIESLCEKLVKFREGERPSLRLQLLSNLFHGMDKNTPVRYTVYCSLIKVAASCGAIQYIPTELDQVRKWISDWNLTTEKKHTLLRLLYEALVDCKKSDAASKVMVELLGSYTEDNASQARVDAHRCIVRALKDPNAFLFDHLLTLKPVKFLEGELIHDLLTIFVSAKLASYVKFYQNNKDFIDSLGLLHEQNMAKMRLLTFMGMAVENKEISFDTMQQELQIGADDVEAFVIDAVRTKMVYCKIDQTQRKVVVSHSTHRTFGKQQWQQLYDTLNAWKQNLNKVKNSLLSLSDT, from the exons ATGAACAGCGTGGTATCCCTCCTGTTGATCCTGGAGCCGGACAAGCAAGAAGCTCTGATTGAAAGCCTATGTGAAAAACTGGTCAAATTTCGGGAAGGTGAACGCCCATCTTTGAGACTGCAGTT GCTAAGCAACCTTTTCCATGGGATGGATAAGAATACTCCTGTAAGATATACAGTATATTGCAGCCTCATTAAAGTGGCAGCATCTTGTGGGGCCATCCAGTATATTCCAACTGAGCTGGATCAA GTTCGAAAATGGATTTCTGATTGGAACCTCACCACTGAAAAAAAACACACCCTTTTAAGGCTCCTTTATGAGGCACTTGTGGATTGTAAGAAAAG TGATGCTGCCTCAAAAGTCATGGTAGAGTTGCTAGGAAGTTACACAGAGGACAACGCTTCCCAGGCTCGAGTTGATGCCCACAG GTGTATTGTACGAGCATTGAAAGATCCAAATGCATTTCTCTTTGACCATCTTCTCACTTTAAAACCAGTCAAATTTTTGGAAGGCGAGCTTATTCATGAT CTTTTAACCATTTTTGTGAGTGCTAAACTGGCATCATATGTCAAGTTTTATCAGAATAATAAAGACTTCATTGATTCACTTG GTCTATTACATgaacagaatatggcaaaaatgAGACTGCTTACTTTCATGGGAATGGcagtggaaaataaagaaatttcttttgacACAATGCAGCAAGAACTTCAGATTGGAGCCGATGATGTTGAAGCATTTGTTATTGATG CAGTAAGAACTAAAATGGTCTACTGCAAAATTGATCAGACCCAGAGGAAAGTAGTTGTCAG tcATAGTACACATCGGACATTTGGAAAACAGCAGTGGCAGCAACTGTATGACACACTAAATGCCTGGAAACAAAACTTGAACAAAGTGAAAAACAGCCTTTTGAGTCTTTCTGATACATGA